The stretch of DNA GCTGCTTGAATTGCTTGGCGAACTGCTCCAGGTCGTCCGAGGTCGGCGTGTCCTCGTCTGAGTGCGGGTCGTGGTGCGCACCCGGGTGGCCCGGCGGGCCCTGCgggggcggtggcggcggcggctgctggTGCGGGTGAGAGTGCGGGTgagggtggtggtcggcgtggtgCGGCTCGTCGTGCGCGTCCCGCAGGCCGTGGTGGTGCAGCCCGGCCGGCTGCCCGCCGGCGCCCAGCATGCCGTTGACCGTGAAGCTGGGCTGCGAGTAGAGCAAGCCGCCGTTGGACGCGCCCATGGAGGGCGGGAGGTGAGCTGCGGCCGCTGCGCTCCGCCATGCCCCGGGCCCCGGGTGGTGGTTGGCGGCGTGGTGCACCAGATGCGGCGgccgtggctgctgctgctgctgttgctgctgttgctgctgctgctgttgctgctgctgctgctgctgtgggtgctgctgcaggGCGCCCGGCCCGTGCAGCTCGTCGCCGCGGCCGCCCTGCTGCACCACCACCGAGGGCTTGATGTCCGGCTGGCCCAGGGGGCTGGTGGACCAAGGGGAGCCGTCGCcaccgcccccgccgccgcccccgcccccgccgccgccgcctgcgccgccgccgcctccgtgGGACAGCGCGGTGATCCACTGGTGAGCGTGGCTGAGCGGATGCCCGTTGCTCTGCAGCGCGCCGTAGTCGCCCTGCACCAGGCTCTGCGCCTCGCGGTAGCCCCCCGCGCCCTGCTGCATGCCGCCGGGCGGCTCGGCGTGCACGATGGAGGCGCTGGA from Ochotona princeps isolate mOchPri1 chromosome 1, mOchPri1.hap1, whole genome shotgun sequence encodes:
- the POU3F2 gene encoding POU domain, class 3, transcription factor 2 codes for the protein MATAASNHYSLLTSSASIVHAEPPGGMQQGAGGYREAQSLVQGDYGALQSNGHPLSHAHQWITALSHGGGGGAGGGGGGGGGGGGGGDGSPWSTSPLGQPDIKPSVVVQQGGRGDELHGPGALQQHPQQQQQQQQQQQQQQQQQQQQPRPPHLVHHAANHHPGPGAWRSAAAAAHLPPSMGASNGGLLYSQPSFTVNGMLGAGGQPAGLHHHGLRDAHDEPHHADHHPHPHSHPHQQPPPPPPPQGPPGHPGAHHDPHSDEDTPTSDDLEQFAKQFKQRRIKLGFTQADVGLALGTLYGNVFSQTTICRFEALQLSFKNMCKLKPLLNKWLEEADSSSGSPTSIDKIAAQGRKRKKRTSIEVSVKGALESHFLKCPKPSAQEITSLADSLQLEKEVVRVWFCNRRQKEKRMTPPGGTLPGAEDVFGGSRDTPPHHGVQTPVQ